In the genome of Methylophaga nitratireducenticrescens, one region contains:
- a CDS encoding anthranilate phosphoribosyltransferase codes for MSAVADAIKKVATGPHLSKDLSLEESREAMLEILSGEVDPVRMAVMLIALRMKRETDEENLGLLLAIQEKTGQHALEVDNVMLLSDPFNGFSRHCPIAAFLPAVMAACGLPALSQGVYQMAPKFGVTHAQVLEAAGVNIQLTVAEAAEQLNTTNIGWAYLDQAITTPSLFALQDLRRLMIKRPSLATLEKLVMPVKAKKTHLQIGFVHKAYPPVLAYLAKQSGFDSALIVRGLEGGIVPTLRETSDNFLLIDGALKPCSLDPQAFGVDQQTRGVMPDLDQLTAAESAQRGIAALQGEKGVAYDLLVYGAAMALWHCGLVSDQNKAGDLVIKSLDSGDAFAAFEKGRTK; via the coding sequence ATGAGTGCAGTTGCTGATGCTATCAAAAAAGTCGCCACCGGCCCCCATCTGAGTAAAGATCTCAGTCTTGAGGAAAGCCGTGAAGCGATGCTGGAAATCCTCTCCGGTGAAGTGGATCCGGTGCGAATGGCGGTCATGCTGATTGCATTGCGAATGAAACGTGAAACGGATGAGGAAAATCTGGGACTGTTGTTGGCTATCCAGGAAAAGACCGGGCAGCATGCACTTGAGGTAGATAATGTAATGCTACTTTCCGATCCGTTTAATGGTTTTAGTCGCCATTGTCCAATCGCAGCATTTTTGCCTGCCGTCATGGCAGCATGCGGTTTACCGGCGTTATCGCAAGGTGTTTACCAAATGGCGCCGAAATTCGGTGTCACTCATGCACAGGTGTTAGAAGCGGCGGGTGTGAATATACAATTGACTGTTGCAGAAGCCGCCGAGCAACTAAATACTACTAATATTGGCTGGGCTTATCTGGATCAGGCTATTACCACCCCCAGCTTGTTTGCTTTACAGGATTTACGTCGTTTGATGATTAAACGCCCTAGTCTGGCGACGCTGGAAAAGCTGGTGATGCCGGTTAAGGCTAAAAAAACGCATCTGCAAATTGGCTTTGTACATAAAGCCTATCCTCCAGTGCTGGCTTATCTTGCCAAACAAAGTGGTTTTGACAGCGCATTGATCGTACGTGGTCTGGAAGGCGGAATTGTGCCGACCTTACGTGAAACCTCAGATAACTTTTTATTGATTGATGGCGCATTAAAACCCTGCTCACTGGATCCTCAGGCATTTGGAGTTGATCAACAGACCCGAGGAGTCATGCCTGATTTGGATCAACTGACAGCGGCAGAGTCTGCTCAACGTGGCATTGCGGCATTACAGGGTGAAAAAGGGGTAGCGTATGATTTGCTGGTTTATGGAGCAGCAATGGCTTTATGGCACTGCGGACTGGTTTCAGATCAGAATAAAGCAGGGGATTTAGTCATAAAGAGCCTCGATTCGGGTGATGCTTTTGCTGCTTTTGAAAAAGGTAGAACAAAATGA
- a CDS encoding secondary thiamine-phosphate synthase enzyme YjbQ, with product MILQQQLQFELKGRSTINITDDVAKIVSASGITTGTCHVFVQHTSASLMICENADPDVRRDLETFMQHIVPDGDAMFLHQDEGPDDMSAHIRTVLTNPDLVVPVSNGKCALGIWQGTLMGTSHASPAASCDRDSTR from the coding sequence ATGATTTTGCAACAACAATTACAATTTGAATTGAAAGGCCGCAGTACCATTAATATCACTGATGATGTGGCTAAAATTGTATCTGCTTCGGGTATCACTACCGGAACCTGTCATGTATTTGTCCAGCACACCAGTGCTTCTTTGATGATTTGTGAAAATGCTGACCCTGATGTCAGACGAGATCTGGAAACGTTTATGCAGCATATAGTGCCGGACGGTGATGCAATGTTCTTGCATCAGGACGAAGGTCCGGATGATATGAGTGCGCATATCCGAACCGTTTTGACTAATCCCGATCTAGTTGTACCCGTGAGCAATGGCAAATGTGCTCTGGGTATCTGGCAGGGAACGCTTATGGGAACATCGCACGCATCGCCAGCAGCGTCGTGTGATCGTGACAGTACAAGGTGA
- the yjgA gene encoding ribosome biogenesis factor YjgA — MNEEFEQDHLDEEFDWSSIPKSKSRIKRELDELKKLGEDLIELPKKDVLKLELDEDLTEAVINAQSMSKGALKRQKGYIGGIIARLDHEEIQQKLEQLKQPKQAQTDQFHQLENWRDRLLAEDDIVVTELRGYFKDFDNQHVRQLVRNAKQEAVKQQPPKSARLLFKYLQQLQQNQ; from the coding sequence ATGAATGAAGAATTTGAACAGGATCACCTTGATGAGGAGTTTGATTGGTCTTCGATTCCGAAAAGCAAATCTCGCATTAAACGTGAGCTTGATGAGCTGAAAAAACTAGGCGAGGACTTGATTGAGTTGCCTAAAAAAGATGTATTAAAGCTGGAACTGGACGAGGATTTAACTGAAGCAGTGATCAACGCCCAATCCATGAGCAAAGGCGCTTTAAAACGTCAGAAAGGTTATATCGGCGGCATCATTGCTCGACTGGATCATGAAGAAATTCAGCAGAAACTGGAACAACTGAAGCAGCCAAAACAGGCTCAAACTGATCAGTTTCATCAACTGGAAAACTGGCGGGATCGCTTGTTAGCGGAAGATGATATCGTTGTAACAGAACTACGCGGTTACTTTAAAGATTTTGATAATCAACATGTAAGACAGTTGGTCCGGAATGCCAAACAGGAAGCCGTCAAACAACAGCCGCCAAAATCTGCCCGACTATTGTTTAAGTATCTGCAGCAATTACAGCAAAATCAGTGA
- a CDS encoding ATP-binding protein codes for MSKLNLSLTNRQLIAITLVLSAFLGISAFSLYNAFASSAETAQKQRLLNYVYTLLTAAEISHDGKLHMQGNLAEPKFAIPNSGLYAQITSGNNIVWQSPSVIGLFLALPHHPGPSEQLYSQINLDNGMKLQNLAFGIVWENDDGEHFDYTINVSEDQHMLEAQINEFQLNLWYWLGGTGLMLLIAQWLILRWSLQPLHKAAADLHAIESGQQQRLGDSYPSELQQLTRNINNLLDHEQSRRQRYKNSLADLAHSLKTPLALLRSELENCDDIAACKLTGQEQLNRINALVDYQLQRAATEGKSNLLAPVSIGEIITKLMNTLKKVYQSKSIHTQCEIERDVMLHADESDMYELLGNLLENAFKYCNKQVNIVLRQQNHRILVRIEDDGPGVPAHASADIIKRGRRMDTQIEGQGLGLAIASDIVDAYQGKISVQQSYLGGACFLIELIDH; via the coding sequence GTGAGTAAACTGAATTTATCACTGACCAATCGCCAGTTGATAGCCATCACCTTGGTATTAAGTGCTTTTCTGGGTATTTCTGCATTCAGTTTATATAACGCCTTTGCCAGTAGTGCAGAAACAGCTCAAAAACAGCGTTTATTAAATTATGTGTATACCTTGCTGACCGCTGCAGAAATCAGCCATGATGGTAAGTTACATATGCAGGGAAACCTCGCTGAGCCAAAATTTGCTATTCCCAACTCAGGTCTTTATGCACAAATTACCAGTGGCAATAATATTGTCTGGCAATCGCCTTCAGTCATCGGTTTGTTTTTGGCGCTCCCCCATCATCCAGGCCCTTCTGAACAGTTGTACAGCCAGATAAATCTCGATAACGGCATGAAATTGCAGAATCTTGCGTTTGGTATTGTCTGGGAAAATGATGATGGTGAACATTTTGATTACACCATTAATGTTTCTGAAGATCAGCATATGCTGGAGGCGCAGATAAATGAATTTCAATTAAATCTCTGGTACTGGCTGGGTGGTACTGGCCTGATGTTGTTAATCGCTCAATGGCTAATTCTACGTTGGAGTTTGCAGCCGCTGCATAAAGCAGCAGCGGATCTACACGCTATCGAATCGGGACAACAACAACGGCTGGGAGACAGCTATCCCAGCGAGTTGCAACAACTCACACGAAATATTAATAACTTACTGGATCACGAACAATCTCGACGGCAACGCTATAAAAATTCGCTGGCAGATCTAGCGCATAGCCTGAAAACACCATTGGCTTTATTACGTTCTGAACTGGAAAATTGCGATGATATAGCAGCCTGTAAATTAACCGGCCAGGAGCAATTGAATCGTATCAATGCATTGGTTGATTATCAGTTGCAACGTGCAGCCACAGAAGGAAAAAGTAATTTATTGGCACCAGTATCAATTGGTGAAATTATCACTAAACTGATGAACACACTAAAAAAAGTTTATCAAAGTAAAAGTATCCATACACAATGTGAAATTGAACGTGATGTCATGCTCCATGCCGACGAAAGTGATATGTATGAGCTGCTTGGCAATCTGCTGGAAAATGCCTTTAAATACTGTAACAAGCAGGTCAACATTGTATTACGTCAGCAAAATCACAGAATTTTAGTGCGTATCGAAGATGATGGACCGGGAGTTCCCGCACATGCCAGCGCAGATATTATCAAACGTGGCAGACGAATGGATACCCAGATTGAAGGCCAGGGATTAGGTTTGGCGATTGCCAGCGATATCGTAGATGCCTACCAAGGCAAAATCAGTGTGCAACAAAGCTATCTGGGTGGTGCCTGCTTTTTAATCGAACTTATTGATCACTGA